Part of the Primulina huaijiensis isolate GDHJ02 chromosome 15, ASM1229523v2, whole genome shotgun sequence genome is shown below.
GCTGAATCTTTACCTTTTTCTCCACGTTTTTGATAGGGGCAATGAAGCCAGGCTGTGCAAAGTGGAAAAGCTGGGATGACAATATCGTGGTGTACACACATGTTGATATCCCCTGCAGTGGGATCTTCAATAATACAAACCTGGTTTTATATAAGAATTTAACCAGTTATTGCAAGGACACAATTAAAAAGAAGTTGAAGCATCAAGTGGTTCGTACCATCAGTGCTGAAGTTGATCAAAATAAATTCGGTGGCGATACCCACATACAAGTCATGAATATTGCACTCCTTGATGGATAGATTTATTTGATCGTTATTACATATTAGTTGTTCTTCATGGTTGACTGCAGCATTATGTTTGGATGAGGCATATGTGGCTACAGTACCAAGAAAGTCCATGAAATTCTGACCTACAATACCACTTGgtcaagaaatattttcccttcgAGACCGACCAACTGATTCATATCTATACcttcatcctccgaccttgacAAAGTTGTTGAGAAGCAATCTGGTAGCATGGATTCAGACTGGGATCTCCTCCTCACTGATGCCAATAAGGTTTGTTCGTCCACTGTAATCCGTAGTCATACATTGATGTGTCATTACTGACCATGAAAGATTCCGaaacttatatttaaaaaaaattcacatttcaCAACCACCACCACCTGAAGATTGAGATGACAAGAAACCAGAGGCGAATTAATTTCTCAAGTTTGTTGTTAATTCATGATTCATATTAGTTTATCTACCGTGTAACTCCCAATATGTGATTGCCACGTTTCACCAGCGACGTGTCGATATTTTATTCGTTGGAGCACCTCACTCGATTAAAactatatgtatgtatataaagATGATGTCTCATTTCTCTGTCACTCGTTCAGCCATGGCAACTGCACAAACAAGACTCCTAAACCCTAATGTTCTCTCTCTATACATTGCTTTCTCTCTTCTCCTCGCCACCTCTTCGGCTAAAGTCTTTTTCGAAGAGCGTTTCCACGGTATCAGTTTCCTGTATAATTCATTGGATTTGGTTacgtttttgttattttgacGCAACGATGTGAATTTCATTCTATGACATGGACTAGATCTGCGATGGTTTATTCCTCGGATTGCTCAACACTTTGTTTGATTTAGCTGTGAGATGAAATATTTGGATTGTGTACTTGCCCGTATATGTTTAGGCTTACTGTCAGAATTCAGATAGTGGGGTATTGGGGCGGTCTAATTTTATATAATCCGTTTAAACAGGCCTAGAACTATTTGCAAGATGTTTGTTTCTGTCAATCGGGTTAGATCAGTTAATTGTAAACTAGGTTGGTTAAGTGAGTAGATTTAGGTCCTACTTGTCAAAGAATCCTTTGTTTGTGAAGCAACCACTTTGTATGTTCGTTGTTATGGTTTCTGATTGTCGTTTGGCTGAATGTTTAAGATGGATGGGAGAATCGGTGGGTCAAATCTGACTGGAAGAAAGATGAGAGTATGGCTGGAGAGTGGAATTACACCTCTGGCAAATGGAATGGAGATCCGAACGATAAAGGTAGTAATATCATTTTGTGTCGTGTGCTAACTGTATATACTGTGTAGCCTCGTATGTTTAAAAGTGGTTCTTGTACAAATATGTTTCTCCAGGTATCCAAACCAGTGAAGATTACAGGTTTTATGCCATCTCTGCAGAGTTTCCTGAACTCAGCAACAAGGATAAGACCTTAGTTTTCCAGTTCTCTGTCAAGCATGAACAGAAGCTTGACTGCGGTGGTGGATACATGAAATTGCTCAGTGGTGAAGTAGATCAAAAGAAATTTGGTGGTGATACCCCTTACAGGTCACGAGTCATGCACTTGTCAGTGAAATATTCTCTTCACTAAGTTTCTTTGACCATTTATCACTGATTGGTTGTACTTTGTGGTTGACTGCAGCATTATGTTTGGACCAGACATCTGTGGCTACAGTACAAAGAAAGTCCACACAATTCTTACCTATGATGGTACGAACCACTTGATCAAGAAGGATGTAGCCTGCGAGACCGACCAACTGACTCATGTCTATACCTTGATCCTCCGACCTGATGCTACTTACAGCATTCTCATTGATAATGTTGAGAAGCAATCTGGTAGCTTGTATTCGGACTGGGATCTTCTCCCTCCAAAGAAAATCAAGGACCCAGATGCCAAGAAGGTGTGTTGGTTCGCTTCAGCAGGACATCTTTTTTAACCAGCCTTAAATGCTCTTGTACTTTAGATTCTGATGCTGTCCTTTCTATATTTTGATGATAGCCTGAAGATTGGGATGACAAAGAATACATTCCTGATCCCGAAGACAAGAAGCCAGAGGTAAATTAATGTCCTAAGTTATTTATGAGTTCTCTGTATTTCATGGCATCACtgacatcaatttttttatttccacAGGGTTATGATGACATTCCGAAGGAGATTCCGGATTCTGATGCCAAAAAGGTTATTGAATCAAATTCTGCATTCTTTTCTTGTACACGAATGTATCAGAGCCTAATGGCTAATCGCTTGTGTAAACTGCTGTGCTTTTGCAGCCTGAGGATTGGGATGATGAGGAGGATGGAGAGTGGACTGCACCAACGATTCCCAACCCTGAGTACAAGGGCCCATGGGAAGCAAAGGTGTGTTGGATCATATTTCAGTTTATTCGGTTTTGGTATTAAATGGATGCTAATTACCCATTTCTGCATCGCCAGAAAATTAAGAATCCCAACTACAGTGGCAAATGGAAGGCACCCTTGATTGATAACCCAGGTGATTTGCTGTTTTCTCAGCATTTGGGCCAGGTGCATATTACTGTTCCCCAAAGTGTCGAATTTGTTTAATTTCAATCTTTGTGTGGTTGCAGACTTCAAAGATGACCCAAATCTCTATGTTTTCCCGAATTTGAAGTACGTAGGCATTGAATTGTGGCAGGTACAGGAATCTTAAATGTTTGTTTCTAATTCCAGTTGACTATATTTACTTGTTTTGATTGGGTACATAAAATGTTACAGGTGAAATCTGGAACTTTGTTTGACAATGTCTTGGTGTCTGATGACCCTGAGTATGCTAAGAAGCTAGCTGAAGAAACATGGGGCAAACAAAAGGACGtatgtttatttgtttttgtgtaCTCTCTTCTATTTTCTTACATCAACATAACCACTTTAGATGGACAAAATGTTGTCTGTTTGCTGATGCGTGACTGGTGTTGATATTGCAGGCAGAAAAGGCTGCTTTTGACGAGGcagaaaagaagaaagaagaggtAAGAACACCTATTTGGTAGTGTTCTTTCACCATGCATAAATGTTTTTGACTTTTACTGTGTATTTTTATGTGGAATAAGACTATGATTCTGATTTCCGATTcacttcaatttttattttctgggTATTTTtattcaggagtcgaagaatGATGCCATCGATTCCGATGTGAGcgataaattatttctttttttaataatatcattaGGTGTCCCGGATCCCTCACCTGCTCTACCCTTTGATTTACAGGCTGAGGATGGAGACGAGGATTCTGATGCAGAGTCAGAAGCCAATGAAGCTGACGATGAATTGAAGCCGGATTCTAAGGAACACAATGACCCTGCAGCTGATGTGGACGACGATGTACATGTAAGGGTTTTACTTTGTATTATTTTTGTGTAGCATTGACAGTTAGATGTATAGAAATGTGTGAAATAATGGGGTCATTTTTATGTGCAGGACGAATTATAGGAAGCTTGGTGGCCAGCGAGAGATTTTCTTGGCTAGAGGTCATCTACAAATTTTCAATGCTCCAGATGTCGAATATTTTTTGAGCTCAAATGAATTGTTTGAGGCCGGCCGGTCACATCAATTTGAACTCGTGTTTTTTACTTTAGGCTTTGACTGACCTGATTTTAACCATTTTGCTTAATTCATCATGGCCCAGTCTACTTGACGAGACTTCctgaattatatcatatatatatatataatcatcatTTTCTGTTCCATTTTGAGTCATTAGACGATATTTTACATTGAAAATACTATCTCGTATTattctaatataatataatttacccCACCCTAGGTATTTATCCTAAAGAATT
Proteins encoded:
- the LOC140959557 gene encoding calreticulin-like; amino-acid sequence: MYIKMMSHFSVTRSAMATAQTRLLNPNVLSLYIAFSLLLATSSAKVFFEERFHDGWENRWVKSDWKKDESMAGEWNYTSGKWNGDPNDKGIQTSEDYRFYAISAEFPELSNKDKTLVFQFSVKHEQKLDCGGGYMKLLSGEVDQKKFGGDTPYSIMFGPDICGYSTKKVHTILTYDGTNHLIKKDVACETDQLTHVYTLILRPDATYSILIDNVEKQSGSLYSDWDLLPPKKIKDPDAKKPEDWDDKEYIPDPEDKKPEGYDDIPKEIPDSDAKKPEDWDDEEDGEWTAPTIPNPEYKGPWEAKKIKNPNYSGKWKAPLIDNPDFKDDPNLYVFPNLKYVGIELWQVKSGTLFDNVLVSDDPEYAKKLAEETWGKQKDAEKAAFDEAEKKKEEESKNDAIDSDAEDGDEDSDAESEANEADDELKPDSKEHNDPAADVDDDVHDEL